One window from the genome of Dermacentor silvarum isolate Dsil-2018 chromosome 5, BIME_Dsil_1.4, whole genome shotgun sequence encodes:
- the LOC119452952 gene encoding LOW QUALITY PROTEIN: cytochrome P450 6a8-like (The sequence of the model RefSeq protein was modified relative to this genomic sequence to represent the inferred CDS: inserted 1 base in 1 codon), protein MLEALILTFVATLATWFIIQRKRRLSFFKDLGIPGPPPSFLSGNLSELVEKGALMAFKHWLDKYGDIVGFYNGAHPFLIVKDTELVKKIQIKDFNNFHSRGLSSSFARNHPINKHSMVNSEGARWKEMRSLVSPAFTTRNMKKMWTLMDDSTNDLLGVIEDMRSKHKSLEFRELFQRLTAEVMIRSAFGLKSNLQKKDRRNSIAESLFQEGLKSFQEFRRAWINFLTACFPEFRXLWRVIITYRSRHNKTATDKTFDEIIPIIQFRRENPEKDRTDLLQLMLNAELEDEIPVNLHSLTASCDVDSASEEKQPVKMVNVTGKKRCLTNVEILANGFSLFMAGFETTGTSLAFMAYLLAKHQDVQDRLREEILAVLNRDGEFMYDNVFGIKYMDQVISESLRCFSPVTGFTTRRCARDYIHNGITIPAGTSIVIANHHMSHNPAFWNEPENFDPERFSPENKCQLDPVVYQPFGQGPRNCVGMRFAQLEMRLAMAKLLAKYKLILDDRHIKEKHLEIESTFILAYPKNGIWLKAKKIS, encoded by the exons ATGCTGGAAGCCTTGATTCTGACCTTCGTCGCCACTCTTGCTACCTGGTTCATTAT ACAACGAAAGAGACGTCTGTCGTTCTTCAAAGATCTGGGCATCCCAGGACCTCCTCCAAGCTTTCTTTCCGGAAACCTATCTGAACTTGTAGAAAAG GGAGCGCTAATGGCATTCAAGCACTGGTTAGACAAATACGGAGACATCGTCGG ATTCTACAATGGGGCTCACCCATTCCTTATCGTCAAAGACACAGAGCTAGTCAAGAAGATACAGATAAAAGACTTCAACAATTTTCACAGTAGAGGA CTCTCATCAAGCTTCGCTCGGAACCACCCGATCAACAAGCATAGCATGGTCAATTCGGAGGGTGCCCGCTGGAAGGAAATGCGCAGTCTCGTTTCGCCAGCCTTTACGACGAGAAACATGAAGAAG ATGTGGACCCTAATGGATGACAGCACCAATGATCTTCTCGGTGTAATCGAAGACATGCGGTCGAAGCATAAATCCCTCGAGTTTCGGGAGCTCTTCCAGAGGCTAACAGCTGAAGTCATGATTCGATCAGCGTTTGGCCTCAAATCGAATCTACAGAAGAAAGACCGAAGAAACAGCATTGCAGAGTCACTGTTTCAGGAGGGCTTGAAGTCTTTTCAAGAATTTCGTCGTGCATGGATAAACTTTCTTACCG CGTGCTTTCCCGAGTTTC TTTTGTGGAGAGTGATCATAACATACCGCTCTCGGCATAACAAGACTGCCACAGACAAGACTTTTGACGAAATCATTCCTATCATACAGTTCCGTCGTGAAAACCCTGAG AAAGATAGGACCGATCTTCTCCAACTGATGCTCAATGCCGAATTAGAGGATGAAATTCCAGTCAACTTACACTCACTCACGGCGTCCTGCGATGTTGACAGCGCATCTGAAG AGAAACAGCCTGTTAAAATGGTAAACGTTACCGGAAAGAAACGATGTTTGACAAATGTTGAAATTCTGGCGAACGGCTTCAGTCTCTTCATGGCAGG GTTCGAGACGACGGGCACAAGTTTGGCTTTCATGGCCTATCTTCTTGCAAAGCACCAGGATGTTCAAGATCGACTTCGAGAAGAAATCCTTGCTGTCCTGAATAGAGAC ggggaGTTTATGTACGACAACGTCTTCGGTATAAAATACATGGACCAAGTAATATCTGAATCACTTCGCTGCTTCTCGCCAGTAACAGG TTTCACGACAAGAAGGTGCGCTCGGGACTACATCCACAACGGTATCACTATACCTGCTGGAACAAGCATCGTTATTGCCAACCATCACATGAGCCACAACCCAGCCTTTTGGAACGAACCCGAAAACTTTGATCCTGAAAG ATTCAGCCCGGAAAACAAATGCCAGTTAGATCCCGTGGTGTACCAGCCTTTTGGTCAAGGCCCTCGGAACTGCGTTGGAATGCGCTTCGCACAGCTCGAGATGAGGCTAGCCATGGCCAAGCTACTGGCAAAATACAAGCTTATTCTGGATGACCGTCACATTAAG GAGAAACATTTGGAGATCGAATCGACATTCATCTTGGCGTACCCCAAGAACGGCATATGGCTCAAAGCTAAAAAAATTTCATAA